Proteins encoded together in one Anopheles darlingi chromosome 3, idAnoDarlMG_H_01, whole genome shotgun sequence window:
- the LOC125957114 gene encoding sodium/potassium/calcium exchanger 4-like isoform X1, whose product MKCLYVGRCRASRILLLLLMLVGVQPNEAIFVPKLPHASHNGSMLALLDRSGGLARASIEYVEPTVEPSVGEMASSNESQSPSICIVTTSLEDLPGDLFSEEQRLQGAIVLHFIAAIYFFMLLAYVCSEYFLPSVECLCEDLKLPQDVAAATFMATATSMPEFFTNTISTLVVESEIGLGTIMGSMLFNTLGVAALVGLLTRMHVQLDWWPLTRDTIIVTLTTTLLVVCVWDGRIEWYEATVFTVCYVLYFVVMFFNERLKSFAMHYIHHKWNLCRRLQPAVEDGIPERKCSVAVLGQGIVNGVLVGVSGTRGNVTIPPNAGGQGSNPVPAQQQQIVDGTVIPVQSDTENSASAKWLELMRFPDLAGPCWRTVVWFITWPFRIVVFLTIPDPLRFRKLYPLTFLCCIVWIGLCAYIVFWMISVIGNTFGVPDTVMGMTFLAFGGCMPEAASAVTLIRRGNGAMGISNSLGANSLAILFSLGLPWFIRTMVNGGAATGGFVSIQSYGVQYSVLALFAAILTLYIVLYIAKYTIRKLVGVALAVGYLLIVTFMILVELDVFFPANNRC is encoded by the exons ATGAAGTGTTTATACGTAGGTCGCTGCCGTGCCAGTCGgattctgttgctgcttttgatGCTGGTTGGAGTGCAACCGAATGAAGCGATTTTCG TTCCAAAACTGCCGCATGCATCTCACAATGGTTCTATGCTCGCTTTGCTGGACAGAAGCGGTGGTCTAGCGAGGGCCTCGATCGAATACGTCGAACCAACGGTAGAACCCTCGGTCGGTGAGATGGCCAGCAGTAACGAATCTCAATCTCCCTCAATATGCATCGTTACGACCAGTTTGGAGGATTTGCCAGGGGATTTGTTCAGTGAGGAGCAGCGATTGCAAGGGGCGATCGTGCTACACTTCATTGCTGCCATCTATTTCTTCATGTTGCTAGCGTACGTCTGCAGCGAGTACTTTCTGCCTTCCGTTGAGTGTCTATGCGAGGACCTGAAACTGCCACAGGATGTGGCGGCCGCTACGTTCATGGCGACCGCTACCTCGATGCCGGAGTTCTTCACCAACACGATCAgtacgttggtggtggagtcGGAAATCGGGCTCGGTACCATCATGGGCTCCATGCTGTTCAACACACTCGGGGTAGCCGCCCTCGTAGGACTTTTAACAAGGATG CATGTGCAGCTGGACTGGTGGCCATTAACACGCGACACCATCATTGTTACGCTCACGACCACGCTGCTGGTCGTATGCGTTTGGGATGGTCGGATCGAATGGTACGAGGCCACGGTGTTTACCGTCTGCTATGTGCTCTACTTTGTGGTGATGTTCTTCAACGAACGACTGAAATCCTTCGCCATGCACTACATCCATCACAAATGGAATCTGTGCCGTCGTTTGCAGCCGGCTGTGGAGGATGGTATACCGGAGCGGAAGTGCTCAGTAGCGGTCTTGGGACAAGGGATCGTCAACGGTGTGCTGGTCGGTGTTAGTGGGACTCGGGGGAATGTAACAATCCCTCCGAATGCCGGAGGACAGGGCTCGAATCCAGTgccggcgcagcagcagcagatcgtggATGGAACGGTGATTCCCGTGCAAAGTGATACCGAGAACTCGGCGAGCGCAAAGTGGCTCGAATTGATGCGTTTTCCAGATCTGGCCGGTCCTTGTTGGCGCACGGTGGTGTGGTTTATTACGTGGCCTTTCCGTATAGTTGTGTTCCTTACGATTCCCGATCCGCTGCGGTTCCGAAAGCTGTACCCTCTGACGTTCCTGTGCTGCATCGTCTGGATCGGACTCTGTGCGTATATCGTGTTTTGGATGATATCGGTCATCGGTAATACGTTTGGTGTGCCGGATACGGTAATGGGTATGACGTTCCTAGCGTTCGGTGGATGCATGCCGGAAGCCGCTTCGGCCGTTACTCTGATCCGGAGAG GTAACGGTGCGATGGGTATCTCGAACTCGCTGGGTGCCAACAGTCTCGCAATCCTGTTCTCTCTAGGTCTGCCATGGTTCATACGAACGATGGTGAACGGAGGAGCAGCAACGGGAGGCTTCGTTAGTATACAATCGTACGGCGTACAGTACTCGGTGCTGGCCCTGTTCGCTGCCATCCTTACGCTGTACATAGTGCTGTACATTGCCAAGTACACAATCCGGAAGCTAGTCGGCGTTGCATTGGCAGTTGGCTATCTGCTGATCGTGACGTTCATGATCCTGGTTGAGCTCGACGTGTTCTTCCCGGCCAACAATAGATGCTGA
- the LOC125957114 gene encoding sodium/potassium/calcium exchanger 4-like isoform X2, translating into MLALLDRSGGLARASIEYVEPTVEPSVGEMASSNESQSPSICIVTTSLEDLPGDLFSEEQRLQGAIVLHFIAAIYFFMLLAYVCSEYFLPSVECLCEDLKLPQDVAAATFMATATSMPEFFTNTISTLVVESEIGLGTIMGSMLFNTLGVAALVGLLTRMHVQLDWWPLTRDTIIVTLTTTLLVVCVWDGRIEWYEATVFTVCYVLYFVVMFFNERLKSFAMHYIHHKWNLCRRLQPAVEDGIPERKCSVAVLGQGIVNGVLVGVSGTRGNVTIPPNAGGQGSNPVPAQQQQIVDGTVIPVQSDTENSASAKWLELMRFPDLAGPCWRTVVWFITWPFRIVVFLTIPDPLRFRKLYPLTFLCCIVWIGLCAYIVFWMISVIGNTFGVPDTVMGMTFLAFGGCMPEAASAVTLIRRGNGAMGISNSLGANSLAILFSLGLPWFIRTMVNGGAATGGFVSIQSYGVQYSVLALFAAILTLYIVLYIAKYTIRKLVGVALAVGYLLIVTFMILVELDVFFPANNRC; encoded by the exons ATGCTCGCTTTGCTGGACAGAAGCGGTGGTCTAGCGAGGGCCTCGATCGAATACGTCGAACCAACGGTAGAACCCTCGGTCGGTGAGATGGCCAGCAGTAACGAATCTCAATCTCCCTCAATATGCATCGTTACGACCAGTTTGGAGGATTTGCCAGGGGATTTGTTCAGTGAGGAGCAGCGATTGCAAGGGGCGATCGTGCTACACTTCATTGCTGCCATCTATTTCTTCATGTTGCTAGCGTACGTCTGCAGCGAGTACTTTCTGCCTTCCGTTGAGTGTCTATGCGAGGACCTGAAACTGCCACAGGATGTGGCGGCCGCTACGTTCATGGCGACCGCTACCTCGATGCCGGAGTTCTTCACCAACACGATCAgtacgttggtggtggagtcGGAAATCGGGCTCGGTACCATCATGGGCTCCATGCTGTTCAACACACTCGGGGTAGCCGCCCTCGTAGGACTTTTAACAAGGATG CATGTGCAGCTGGACTGGTGGCCATTAACACGCGACACCATCATTGTTACGCTCACGACCACGCTGCTGGTCGTATGCGTTTGGGATGGTCGGATCGAATGGTACGAGGCCACGGTGTTTACCGTCTGCTATGTGCTCTACTTTGTGGTGATGTTCTTCAACGAACGACTGAAATCCTTCGCCATGCACTACATCCATCACAAATGGAATCTGTGCCGTCGTTTGCAGCCGGCTGTGGAGGATGGTATACCGGAGCGGAAGTGCTCAGTAGCGGTCTTGGGACAAGGGATCGTCAACGGTGTGCTGGTCGGTGTTAGTGGGACTCGGGGGAATGTAACAATCCCTCCGAATGCCGGAGGACAGGGCTCGAATCCAGTgccggcgcagcagcagcagatcgtggATGGAACGGTGATTCCCGTGCAAAGTGATACCGAGAACTCGGCGAGCGCAAAGTGGCTCGAATTGATGCGTTTTCCAGATCTGGCCGGTCCTTGTTGGCGCACGGTGGTGTGGTTTATTACGTGGCCTTTCCGTATAGTTGTGTTCCTTACGATTCCCGATCCGCTGCGGTTCCGAAAGCTGTACCCTCTGACGTTCCTGTGCTGCATCGTCTGGATCGGACTCTGTGCGTATATCGTGTTTTGGATGATATCGGTCATCGGTAATACGTTTGGTGTGCCGGATACGGTAATGGGTATGACGTTCCTAGCGTTCGGTGGATGCATGCCGGAAGCCGCTTCGGCCGTTACTCTGATCCGGAGAG GTAACGGTGCGATGGGTATCTCGAACTCGCTGGGTGCCAACAGTCTCGCAATCCTGTTCTCTCTAGGTCTGCCATGGTTCATACGAACGATGGTGAACGGAGGAGCAGCAACGGGAGGCTTCGTTAGTATACAATCGTACGGCGTACAGTACTCGGTGCTGGCCCTGTTCGCTGCCATCCTTACGCTGTACATAGTGCTGTACATTGCCAAGTACACAATCCGGAAGCTAGTCGGCGTTGCATTGGCAGTTGGCTATCTGCTGATCGTGACGTTCATGATCCTGGTTGAGCTCGACGTGTTCTTCCCGGCCAACAATAGATGCTGA